One segment of Palaemon carinicauda isolate YSFRI2023 chromosome 35, ASM3689809v2, whole genome shotgun sequence DNA contains the following:
- the LOC137627318 gene encoding protein O-linked-mannose beta-1,2-N-acetylglucosaminyltransferase 1-like, giving the protein MEDQAMAAEDSADNVPYYLEKENWNLLQQFNSSREEDNQIRKLITTPGLHLLVIHQETGRTLVQRTFKTNEPFSWWADIVWWIHQVVPGRIIVVTMSGFQNALGLRYARMLFADLGSLFIHYLSDTAIWVWVFVKSGCTIYEALIKGLPTQKEPASSSEQCSNILLAEGMSVLPNVMKRKSRSKPNQKRWQYCASEGALGNLCDENNPALLQKDPKPIANQVSEWTSTQDIPIIVTAGRRHQYLYYTIKSILCNPQAKSSNIHVVLGESSKSTIDLLQILNIHYHIIPIAGDDNYKLFTFYRGVYQYVADTFTNAKAAIILDEDVEVSQDFLNFIEKTLWLLHSDPTLYCINGFSFLPNAARGRGAQFVRRGAVQVSWGYAVTLDFIREALQVWPGTGDDEDILTYDYWIYDKVRGHRECVYPEVSRIRHYGLGVNTDAFMHEYEAWYRPLLKGFNIDILNGKEMLQTSHEMHFIKAIQTATVLGQTDPCSPNFLPRRRTENEHFVMYFSQEFQEDMSSWYIVGQCVGLHAVSEQGNHNGAYFAFFQLTQAEQQTILHRPNQTQTKYSMNYKPPYHFPYHSTDDYGMNYYNMAYEGKGPSTILVYFVGVPYSKYAYLKPSGAYIYNASRLSSEELNMYKTMFLHSPDILLMGGIGNNTKFLINQIFNQ; this is encoded by the exons ACAATGTGCCCTACTATCTGGAAAAGGAGAACTGGAACCTTCTGCAACAGTTCAATTCGTCAAGGGAGGAGGATAACCAGATAAGAAAACTTATAACTACGCCAGGTCTTCATCTGCTTGTAATTCATCAAGAAACTGGAAG GACCCTTGTGCAGAGAACCTTCAAAACAAATGAACCATTCTCCTGGTGGGCAGACATCGTTTGGTGGATCCACCAAGTAGTTCCAGGTCGCATAATAGTAGTGACCATGAGTGGTTTCCAAAATGCTTTGGGTCTAAGATATGCCAGGATGCTCTTTGCAGACTTGGGTTCCCTTTTCATCCACTACCTCAGTGACACTGCAATATGGGTGTGGGTGTTTGTCAAAAGTGGATGCACCATTTATGAGGCCCTCATCAAAGGTCTTCCAACTCAAAAG GAACCAGCATCATCTTCAGAACAGTGCAGCAACATTCTTTTAGCTGAAGGAATGTCTGTTCTTCCAAATGTCATGAAAAGGAAGAGCCGCAGCAAACCAAATCAAAAGCGTTGGCAATACTGCGCTTCTGAGGGGGCTCTAGGAAACCTTTGCGATGAAAATAATCCTGCCCTACTTCAGAAAGATCCAAAACCAATAGCAAACCAAGTTTCTGAATGGACTTCTACTCAAGATATACCAATAATTGTTACAGCTGGACGTAGACATCAGTATCTTTACTATACAATCAAGAGTATTTTGTGTAATCCTCAAGCAAAATCTAGTAATATTCATGTAGTTCTTGGAGAATCCTCGAAATCAACAATAGATCTGCTTCAAATTTTGAACATTCATTACCACATCATCCCTATAGCAGGTGACGACAATTACAAACTATTTACGTTCTACAGGGGCGTCTACCAGTATGTTGCCGATACCTTTACCAATGCCAAAGCTGCTATAATTCTAGACGAGGATGTTGAAGTCTCCCAAGACTTCTTAAACTTCATTGAAAAGACATTATGGCTTCTTCATAGTGATCCTACACTGTACTGCATAAATGGATTTTCCTTCTTACCAAATGCGGCTAGAGGGCGCGGTGCCCAATTCGTCAGGAGAGGAGCTGTACAAGTATCTTGGGGATATGCAGTTACCCTTGATTTTATAAGGGAGGCTCTACAAGTCTGGCCTGGAACAGGTGACGATGAAGACATTCTTACTTACGACTACTGGATTTACGACAAGGTGAGGGGTCACCGGGAGTGCGTCTACCCGGAGGTCAGTCGCATCCGTCACTACGGCTTGGGGGTCAACACTGATGCTTTCATGCATGAATACGAAGCTTGGTATCGCCCACTCCTAAAGGGATTCAATATTGACATCCTCAATGGGAAAGAAATGCTGCAAACTTCACATGAAATGCATTTCATCAAAGCCATTCAGACTGCGACTGTACTTGGACAGACAGACCCATGTAGCCCAAATTTCCTTCCCAGACGAAGAACAGAAAACGAACATTTTGTGATGTACTTCAGTCAGGAGTTTCAAGAGGACATGAGCAGCTGGTACATCGTTGGCCAGTGTGTAGGTCTCCATGCTGTTTCAGAACAAGGAAACCACAACGGGGCCTACTTTGCATTCTTTCAACTTACCCAAGCAGAACAACAGACTATTCTCCACAGACCAAACCAAACACAGACAAAATACTCAATGAACTACAAGCCTCCTTATCATTTTCCATACCATTCAACAGATGATTATGGAATGAATTATTACAATATGGCATATGAAGGTAAAGGACCATCAACTATCCTTGTTTACTTCGTTGGAGTACCCTATTCCAAGTACGCTTATTTGAAGCCATCAGGCGCATATATTTACAATGCTTCTAGACTCTCTTCTGAGGAATTGAACATGTACAAAACAATGTTTCTGCACTCCCCAGATATACTTTTGATGGGAGGCATAGGAAACAATACAAAGTTTCTAATAAATCAGATATTCAATCAataa